GCTCATGGTTGATTTTTATTTTCATTGACACTCATGCCTTAAAATCAGAGGCTCGTGCGGCACTGCCTGAACTCCTGCCTCGAAGTGCCTCCATTGGAACCAGTTCATGATCAGGAATGTTGCACTTTGTGGCATTTATCGTATCACAAAACGAAAAAGAGAGAGCTGTTTTTTTTAAAAAAAATACCGGCAACCGGAAAAGAGGAGGTTTATCGTTTATTATAGTTCCATGGAAGCAACCCAAACCGATTCTTTGACACCCATGATGGGACAATATCAGCGGATCAAGGAACAGTATCCGAATACCCTGCTTTTTTTCCGGCTGGGAGATTTTTATGAGACTTTTTTCGAGGATGCTGTTACTGCCTCACGGGAACTTGATCTGACTCTCACCTCACGCGACAGGAAGAATAAGATACCCATGGCCGGAGTGCCTTATCATGCTGTGGAAACTTACCTTTCACGCCTGATCAGGAAAGGCTTCTCAGTGACGGTCTGCGATCAGATGGAAGACCCGCGCAAGGCGA
The DNA window shown above is from Candidatus Wallbacteria bacterium and carries:
- a CDS encoding DNA mismatch repair protein MutS, with product MEATQTDSLTPMMGQYQRIKEQYPNTLLFFRLGDFYETFFEDAVTASRELDLTLTSRDRKNKIPMAGVPYHAVETYLSRLIRKGFSVTVCDQMEDPRKAKGIVKREVIRTITPGTLLEENLLEEKKHNFMLSICSGNGNLAIAYCDISTADFFCTQFPLSYEKLEAELSRLKPAEVLLCGPAGSDKKIQ